A genomic window from Halomonas sp. LR3S48 includes:
- a CDS encoding hybrid sensor histidine kinase/response regulator, protein MSLGNRLTLWILCLPLLVLLLVAVFVLHLDTEWRKSALHDRVITAVEQQAPEMARAVIEADQPRLDGMARRLLDIDEARGVGIYTNSDMIQLELGRNRAQVATTPPLERHLDTSSDLWRLMVPLTPAELEGSVTSRAWLELDIDSRPLTLDYYRRLATTGLGLLILGLLLFVIASALGRRVDTSLDDAAEALRRLRSGDFEASLPEVGAPELRRLARHVNALGDELKQSHENMQRQIEQTTIDLEESMETIEIKNIELDLAHRRALEANRIKSEFLASMSHEIRTPLNGIVGFCRLLGRSRLEPRQREWLDQVQIACDNLLALVNDVLDFSRMEAGRLELDRAELDMVSLVDEALSQQAPLAHQKGLHLLGLVYDDVPSLLRGDPLRIRQVLTNLIHNALKFTEQGEVIVRVMLEEQNAQGRALLRVSISDTGIGLTPQEQHSLFQAFRQAAASHSRHYGGSGLGLAISRQLVEQMGGQITVESEPSRGSTFSFTLPLDVIDSGEIAVEAILDNDRVALYEPHDPTRHALNHLLTLWGGQVEELHQPELTPPYPSLLVAALPTDLNETLLEEWRARLQASPCPVLLLVNVPPLEMPDLHLPSGCEILSKPVSRQALVDALRRCSKAKRCPEVVEKRQTRVLVVDDNAINRRLLRELLQRPGLELVEADSGAEALAQAEGPPFQLVLMDIRMPGMDGIETTQALRRLGGHWAHCPVIAVTAHAHDSERERLQAAGMQEVLVKPVDSNRLEAVLHRHIGLVTLPHAPPLPAAQEAGPASELAVVDMELGTRLANGNANLARELLDKLVASLPETVSELRDALATGNPETLLDVVHALNGACRYCGAPELALVAETLETRLRSRGMTDVDMLIDDLFQAIERLRGWHTESQDAPSSTTIANASSASSLKDK, encoded by the coding sequence ATGTCGCTCGGAAATCGCCTGACACTGTGGATACTGTGTCTTCCCCTGTTGGTGCTGCTGCTCGTGGCGGTTTTCGTGCTGCACCTGGATACCGAATGGCGCAAGTCAGCCCTGCACGACCGCGTCATTACCGCTGTCGAGCAGCAGGCGCCGGAAATGGCTCGGGCCGTCATCGAGGCAGATCAGCCGCGACTGGACGGCATGGCCAGGCGCCTGTTGGACATCGACGAGGCGCGCGGCGTGGGGATCTACACCAATAGCGATATGATCCAGCTGGAGCTGGGCCGCAACCGCGCCCAGGTCGCGACGACGCCACCGCTCGAGAGACATCTCGACACCAGCAGCGACCTTTGGCGTCTGATGGTGCCGCTTACCCCGGCAGAGCTGGAAGGCAGCGTGACCAGCCGGGCCTGGCTCGAACTCGATATCGACAGCCGCCCGCTCACCCTCGACTACTATCGGCGCCTGGCCACGACGGGCCTGGGCCTGCTGATCCTCGGCCTGCTGCTGTTCGTCATCGCCTCGGCCCTCGGCCGACGCGTGGACACCAGCCTGGACGATGCCGCCGAGGCGTTGAGGCGCCTGCGTAGCGGCGATTTCGAGGCGAGCCTGCCAGAGGTGGGAGCCCCCGAACTGCGCCGACTGGCCCGACACGTGAATGCGCTGGGCGACGAACTGAAGCAGTCTCACGAGAACATGCAGCGCCAGATCGAGCAGACCACCATCGACCTGGAAGAGTCGATGGAAACCATCGAGATCAAGAACATCGAGCTCGACCTGGCCCACCGCAGGGCGCTGGAAGCCAATCGGATCAAGTCCGAGTTCCTGGCCAGCATGAGCCATGAAATTCGTACTCCGCTCAACGGCATCGTCGGCTTCTGCCGCCTGCTGGGGCGTTCTCGCCTCGAGCCACGCCAGCGGGAGTGGCTCGATCAGGTACAGATTGCCTGCGACAACTTGCTTGCCCTGGTCAACGACGTGCTCGATTTCTCGCGCATGGAAGCAGGCCGCCTCGAGCTGGATCGTGCCGAGCTCGACATGGTATCGCTGGTCGACGAGGCGCTGAGCCAACAAGCGCCGCTGGCCCACCAGAAGGGGCTGCATCTGCTGGGGCTGGTCTACGACGACGTTCCTTCTCTGCTGCGTGGCGACCCTCTGCGTATCCGGCAGGTGCTGACCAACCTGATCCACAATGCGCTCAAGTTCACCGAGCAGGGGGAAGTCATCGTGCGGGTGATGCTCGAGGAGCAGAATGCCCAGGGGCGCGCGCTGTTGCGCGTCAGCATCAGCGATACCGGGATCGGTCTCACGCCGCAGGAGCAGCACAGCCTGTTCCAGGCCTTTCGCCAGGCCGCCGCCAGCCACTCCCGCCATTACGGTGGCTCGGGGCTGGGCCTGGCCATCAGTCGACAGCTGGTCGAGCAGATGGGCGGGCAGATCACCGTGGAGAGCGAACCGTCACGGGGCTCGACCTTCTCCTTCACCTTGCCGCTGGACGTCATCGACAGCGGTGAGATCGCCGTCGAAGCCATTCTCGACAATGACCGGGTCGCCCTCTACGAACCGCATGATCCCACCCGTCATGCACTGAATCACCTGCTTACGCTCTGGGGAGGCCAGGTGGAGGAACTCCACCAACCGGAGCTGACGCCTCCCTACCCTTCGCTGCTGGTTGCCGCCCTACCCACCGACCTGAACGAAACACTGCTCGAGGAATGGCGAGCCAGACTCCAGGCAAGCCCTTGCCCGGTGCTGCTGCTGGTCAACGTGCCCCCGCTCGAGATGCCGGACCTGCACCTGCCCAGCGGCTGCGAGATCCTGAGCAAGCCGGTATCGCGTCAGGCTCTGGTAGATGCCCTACGCCGCTGCAGCAAGGCGAAACGCTGCCCCGAAGTCGTGGAAAAACGCCAGACTCGCGTGCTGGTCGTCGATGACAATGCCATCAACCGCCGACTGCTTCGGGAGCTATTGCAGCGCCCCGGCCTGGAGCTCGTCGAAGCCGATAGCGGCGCAGAGGCCCTGGCACAGGCCGAAGGTCCTCCGTTCCAGCTGGTCCTGATGGACATCCGCATGCCGGGAATGGATGGCATCGAAACCACCCAGGCATTACGGCGGCTGGGGGGACACTGGGCGCACTGCCCGGTCATCGCGGTCACCGCCCATGCCCACGATAGCGAACGCGAGCGGCTGCAAGCCGCGGGCATGCAGGAGGTACTGGTCAAGCCGGTGGATTCCAACCGGCTAGAGGCCGTCCTGCATCGCCATATCGGCCTGGTGACGCTACCCCACGCGCCGCCCCTGCCCGCGGCCCAGGAAGCCGGGCCCGCCAGCGAACTGGCCGTCGTCGACATGGAACTCGGTACTCGCCTGGCAAACGGCAACGCGAACCTGGCGCGCGAGCTGCTGGACAAACTCGTCGCCTCGCTGCCGGAAACCGTGAGCGAGCTGCGCGACGCGCTCGCCACCGGCAACCCGGAGACCCTGCTGGATGTCGTACACGCGCTCAACGGCGCCTGCCGTTACTGCGGCGCGCCCGAACTCGCCCTGGTGGCGGAAACGCTGGAGACCCGGTTACGTTCGCGCGGAATGACGGACGTCGACATGCTGATCGACGACCTGTTCCAGGCCATCGAACGGCTACGCGGCTGGCATACCGAGAGTCAGGACGCGCCCTCCAGCACGACCATCGCCAATGCCAGTTCCGCCTCGTCGCTCAAGGACAAATGA
- the relA gene encoding GTP diphosphokinase: MVKVRDDQPLTVNGDVDISHWLERLQEDVKLRDPAEMREACEQAKRLAQEADRSHKAWLPRDTTYRMGLEMADILAQLKLDQPALEAAVLYRAVREGLISVDAVARRFGGEVAHLIEGVLQMAAISNAQVPSQGLVQHDQQDNLRKMLVTMIDDVRVALIKIAERTCALRQVKDAPREKRLQVAREVFDIYAPLAHRLGIGQVKWELEDLSFRYLHEDDYKTIARQLAEKRLDRDRYIHDVVDVLKGMLEAQGINQYEVSGRAKHIYSIWRKMKRKRIDFSQVNDVRAVRILVPEVADCYTVLGLVHSRWHHVPNEFDDYIANPKKNGYQSLHTAVLGPENKVLEIQIRTFAMHDEAELGVCAHWRYKGHDTGGKSSSYEEKIAWLRQVLEWQDEVGDFSDLREGLSSDVAPDRIYVFTPDGHVIDLPRIATPIDFAYRVHTEVGHRCRGAKVDGRIVPLTYKLKTGQQVEILTASKGGPSRDWINPSLGYVRTSRARAKIQSWFKHQAREQNVEEGKALFDREMKRLDVEDMDLDTLAHKVNYQTPEDMYAALGAGDLRIGQVLHQAQQLFGETDDQEQLDRLLAKPRRDQGRSTTSDITVLGVGNLKTSMANCCHPVPGEPIVGFITQGRGVTVHRQDCPNILQLRLDEPQRVIEVEWGQRARTQYPVDIEIQAWDRSGLLRDVTGLLGNEKVNVLSVNTLTDTRDGIARMRITVEVDGLEMLGRLFSRIQQLSNVIEVQRLRTGAKGMKRKGSNT; encoded by the coding sequence ATGGTGAAAGTTCGCGACGATCAGCCACTGACAGTCAATGGTGACGTCGATATCAGTCACTGGCTGGAACGCCTTCAGGAAGACGTCAAGCTGCGCGATCCCGCTGAAATGCGCGAGGCCTGCGAACAGGCCAAGCGCCTTGCGCAGGAAGCCGATCGTTCCCACAAGGCCTGGCTGCCTCGGGACACGACCTACCGCATGGGCCTGGAGATGGCAGACATCCTGGCCCAGCTCAAGCTCGACCAGCCGGCGCTCGAGGCGGCGGTGCTCTATCGTGCCGTGCGTGAGGGACTGATTTCGGTCGATGCCGTGGCCCGGCGCTTCGGCGGAGAAGTGGCGCACCTTATCGAGGGCGTGTTGCAGATGGCGGCCATCAGCAACGCCCAGGTTCCCAGCCAAGGACTGGTCCAGCACGACCAGCAGGACAACCTGCGCAAGATGCTGGTAACCATGATCGACGACGTGCGCGTGGCGCTGATCAAGATCGCCGAGCGCACCTGCGCGCTGCGCCAGGTCAAGGATGCCCCCCGCGAGAAGCGCTTGCAGGTCGCCCGCGAGGTGTTCGACATCTATGCGCCGCTCGCCCATCGCCTGGGCATCGGCCAGGTCAAATGGGAACTCGAGGATCTCTCCTTCCGCTACCTGCACGAGGACGACTACAAGACGATCGCGCGTCAACTGGCCGAGAAGCGCCTGGATCGCGACCGCTACATCCACGATGTGGTGGACGTGCTCAAGGGCATGCTCGAGGCGCAGGGCATCAACCAGTACGAGGTCAGCGGACGCGCCAAGCACATCTATTCGATCTGGCGCAAGATGAAGCGCAAGCGCATCGATTTCTCCCAGGTCAACGACGTACGCGCGGTTCGCATCCTGGTGCCGGAGGTGGCCGACTGCTACACCGTGCTGGGGCTGGTTCATTCGCGCTGGCACCACGTGCCCAACGAGTTCGACGATTACATCGCCAATCCCAAGAAGAACGGCTACCAGTCGTTGCACACCGCCGTGCTGGGGCCGGAGAACAAGGTGCTGGAAATTCAGATCCGCACCTTCGCCATGCATGACGAGGCCGAGCTCGGTGTCTGCGCCCACTGGCGCTACAAGGGCCACGATACCGGGGGCAAGAGCTCCAGTTACGAGGAGAAGATTGCCTGGCTGCGCCAAGTGCTCGAGTGGCAGGACGAGGTCGGCGACTTCAGCGATCTGCGCGAAGGTCTCTCCAGCGATGTGGCGCCGGACCGTATCTACGTGTTCACGCCGGACGGCCACGTCATCGACCTGCCGCGCATCGCCACGCCCATCGATTTCGCCTATCGAGTGCATACCGAGGTCGGTCATCGTTGCCGCGGGGCCAAGGTCGACGGCCGCATCGTGCCGCTCACCTACAAGCTCAAGACCGGACAGCAGGTCGAGATTCTCACCGCCAGCAAGGGTGGGCCCAGCCGCGACTGGATCAACCCCAGCCTCGGTTACGTGCGCACCTCGCGGGCGCGGGCCAAGATCCAGTCGTGGTTCAAGCACCAGGCCCGCGAGCAGAACGTGGAAGAGGGCAAGGCGCTGTTCGATCGTGAGATGAAGCGCCTGGACGTGGAGGACATGGACCTCGACACCCTGGCGCACAAGGTCAACTACCAGACCCCCGAGGATATGTACGCCGCGCTGGGCGCGGGCGACCTGCGCATCGGCCAGGTGCTGCACCAGGCTCAGCAGCTGTTCGGCGAGACCGACGACCAGGAGCAGCTCGACCGCCTGCTGGCCAAGCCGCGGCGCGACCAAGGGAGGAGCACGACCAGTGACATCACCGTGCTGGGCGTGGGCAACCTCAAGACCAGCATGGCCAACTGCTGCCACCCGGTGCCCGGCGAGCCGATCGTCGGTTTCATCACCCAGGGTCGCGGGGTCACCGTGCACCGCCAGGATTGCCCCAACATCCTGCAGCTGCGTCTGGACGAGCCGCAGCGGGTCATCGAGGTGGAGTGGGGGCAGCGCGCCCGTACCCAGTATCCGGTCGATATCGAGATCCAGGCCTGGGATCGCTCGGGTCTGCTGCGTGACGTCACCGGGCTTCTCGGCAACGAGAAGGTCAACGTACTCTCGGTCAACACCCTGACCGATACCCGCGACGGCATTGCCCGCATGCGCATTACCGTGGAGGTCGATGGCCTGGAGATGCTGGGCAGGCTCTTCTCACGCATCCAGCAGCTGTCCAACGTGATCGAGGTCCAGCGCCTGCGTACGGGGGCGAAGGGGATGAAGCGCAAGGGGAGCAATACATGA
- the cysM gene encoding cysteine synthase CysM: protein MQFPTIEDVVGHTPLVRLKRIAAGRNNTLLAKLEGNNPAGSVKDRPALSMLEQAEARGDITPGDTLVEATSGNTGIALAMAATIKGYRLILIMPESASSERKQAMAAYGAKLITVSKEGGMEEARDLAEAMIARGEGKPLNQFANPDNPLAHYRGTGPELWEQTEGTITHFVSSMGTTGTIMGVSRYLKERNPEIQIVGLQPEDGASIAGIRRWPKEYLPSIFDATRVDQVLDIGQYEAEEHMRRLAREEGILAGVSSGGALAGALRIAEQVENAVIVFIVCDRGDRYLSTGLFAPEA, encoded by the coding sequence ATGCAATTTCCCACCATCGAGGATGTCGTCGGCCATACGCCGCTGGTGCGGCTGAAGCGTATCGCGGCGGGCCGCAACAACACCCTGTTGGCCAAACTGGAAGGCAACAATCCTGCCGGATCGGTCAAGGACCGTCCGGCGCTGTCGATGCTGGAGCAGGCCGAAGCACGTGGCGACATCACGCCGGGCGACACGCTGGTCGAGGCCACCTCGGGCAATACCGGCATCGCACTGGCCATGGCGGCCACGATCAAGGGCTACCGCCTGATCCTCATCATGCCCGAGAGCGCCTCCAGCGAGCGCAAGCAGGCCATGGCGGCCTATGGCGCCAAGCTGATCACGGTCAGCAAGGAAGGGGGCATGGAGGAGGCGCGCGACCTGGCCGAGGCAATGATCGCGCGCGGTGAGGGCAAGCCGCTCAACCAGTTCGCCAACCCCGACAACCCGTTGGCCCATTACCGTGGTACCGGCCCCGAGCTGTGGGAACAGACCGAGGGCACGATCACGCACTTCGTCAGTTCCATGGGCACCACGGGAACCATCATGGGGGTGTCGCGCTACCTCAAGGAGCGCAATCCCGAGATTCAGATCGTCGGCCTGCAGCCGGAAGATGGCGCCAGCATTGCCGGCATCCGGCGCTGGCCGAAGGAGTACCTGCCGAGCATCTTCGATGCCACGCGCGTCGACCAAGTGCTCGACATCGGCCAGTACGAAGCCGAGGAGCACATGCGTCGGCTGGCTCGCGAAGAAGGCATCCTTGCCGGCGTGTCGTCCGGGGGAGCCCTCGCCGGTGCGCTGCGCATTGCCGAACAAGTCGAGAATGCCGTGATCGTTTTCATCGTCTGCGACCGTGGCGATCGCTATCTCTCGACCGGGCTGTTCGCCCCGGAGGCTTGA
- the mazG gene encoding nucleoside triphosphate pyrophosphohydrolase, with translation MSEIRHGIDDLLVLMAVLRDPEQGCPWDLEQDWDSIVPHTLEEAYEVADAIERRAFDELPGELGDLLFQVVYYSQFAREEGHFDFHDVVHTLTAKMVRRHPHVFPEGTLESRRPAGVSAEQVETRQVHSRWESLKAEERTGRSEEPLGASVLDDIPRTLPALSRAAKLSKRAARVGFDWPDATGVIAKIREELDEVEQALAEGDRDHAAMEVGDLLFAVTNLARTLKADPERCLRDTNAKFERRFRHVEWALAECGMTPRDVDLDTMERLWQEAKRLESAVSETSVGHSESSSGGDRP, from the coding sequence ATGAGCGAGATCCGACACGGCATCGATGACCTGCTGGTGCTGATGGCCGTGCTGCGCGATCCGGAGCAGGGCTGTCCCTGGGACCTCGAGCAGGACTGGGACAGCATCGTGCCGCATACCCTGGAAGAGGCTTACGAGGTGGCCGATGCCATCGAGCGCCGCGCCTTCGACGAGTTGCCGGGGGAGCTCGGCGACCTGCTGTTCCAGGTGGTCTACTACAGCCAGTTCGCCCGCGAGGAAGGGCATTTCGATTTCCACGACGTGGTGCACACCCTGACCGCCAAGATGGTGCGCCGCCATCCGCACGTCTTCCCCGAGGGTACCCTGGAGTCGCGACGCCCTGCCGGTGTCAGCGCCGAGCAGGTAGAGACCCGCCAGGTCCACAGTCGCTGGGAGTCGCTCAAGGCCGAGGAGCGAACCGGGCGCAGCGAGGAGCCGCTGGGCGCCTCGGTGCTCGACGATATCCCGCGCACGCTGCCGGCGCTGTCACGTGCTGCCAAGCTCTCCAAGCGTGCCGCCCGTGTGGGGTTCGACTGGCCCGATGCCACGGGTGTGATCGCCAAGATTCGCGAGGAGCTCGACGAGGTCGAACAGGCCCTGGCCGAGGGCGACCGCGACCACGCCGCCATGGAAGTGGGCGACCTGCTTTTCGCCGTGACCAACCTGGCACGTACTCTCAAGGCCGATCCCGAACGATGCCTACGCGACACCAATGCCAAGTTCGAGCGCCGCTTTCGCCATGTCGAGTGGGCCTTGGCCGAGTGCGGCATGACCCCCCGCGACGTCGACCTGGACACCATGGAGCGTCTTTGGCAAGAGGCCAAGCGGCTCGAGAGCGCAGTTTCCGAAACGTCAGTTGGACATTCCGAATCGTCTTCAGGAGGTGATCGGCCATGA
- a CDS encoding TRAM domain-containing protein — MAMLGKRRPARQRSGVSGLQRGPGEGPPAAPPAADSAVTIERLAHDGRGVARAASGKTLFVEGALPGERVEVAVNRTRKRYDEAHVRQLLESSAERVKPPCVHYGQCGGCDLQHLAVEAQREHKRAVLAELLQREGIELPEPPGLLAGEPLGYRRRARLGVKVDAEDGVHLGFRARHARRLVDIQGCEVLVPELAALVGPLRELLAELEAPRLVGHLELIAADSSRVVVVRQLRDNQADRQRWCAFGEAHGVAVACLLGREEPTLEWLGQAPVLGYRLPGGNGELELGFAPGDFVQVNEQVNRELVAAVRHWLAPIAGQRVLDLFAGIGNFGLPLAADGAAVTAAEGNPAMVTRLQYNANSNGLDIEALQLDLNDQAAVTALLARLAPETVVLDPPRDGADAVCRALIERPVPRLVYIACDPATLARDAARLVHGGYRITRVSVADMFVHTSHLESLLLLEHGATQPSSQGA; from the coding sequence GTGGCAATGCTTGGCAAGCGACGTCCGGCGCGCCAGCGCTCCGGCGTCTCGGGGCTGCAGCGAGGCCCGGGCGAAGGTCCTCCTGCAGCGCCACCGGCCGCGGATTCGGCGGTGACCATCGAACGGCTGGCCCACGATGGCCGGGGCGTGGCGCGTGCCGCCAGCGGCAAGACCCTGTTCGTCGAAGGAGCGCTGCCGGGCGAGCGCGTAGAAGTGGCCGTAAACCGCACGCGCAAGCGCTACGACGAGGCGCATGTCCGCCAGCTGCTCGAGTCGTCGGCGGAGCGAGTCAAGCCGCCCTGTGTGCACTATGGCCAGTGTGGCGGCTGCGACCTGCAGCATCTGGCCGTCGAGGCGCAGCGCGAACACAAGCGCGCGGTGCTCGCCGAGCTGCTCCAGCGAGAGGGCATCGAGCTGCCTGAACCGCCCGGCCTGTTGGCCGGTGAGCCGCTCGGCTACCGTCGCCGCGCCCGGCTGGGCGTCAAGGTAGATGCCGAGGATGGCGTGCACCTCGGCTTCCGTGCGCGCCACGCCAGGCGCCTGGTCGATATCCAGGGTTGCGAAGTGCTCGTACCCGAGCTGGCGGCACTGGTCGGGCCGCTCAGGGAGCTGTTGGCCGAACTCGAGGCGCCGCGCCTGGTGGGGCATCTGGAACTGATCGCCGCCGACTCTTCCCGAGTGGTCGTGGTGCGTCAATTGCGTGACAACCAAGCAGACCGGCAGCGCTGGTGCGCATTCGGTGAAGCGCATGGCGTGGCCGTCGCGTGCCTGCTGGGACGCGAGGAGCCGACCCTCGAATGGCTAGGACAAGCGCCGGTGCTCGGCTATCGGCTGCCGGGGGGCAACGGTGAGCTCGAGCTCGGCTTTGCGCCGGGCGATTTCGTGCAGGTCAACGAGCAGGTCAATCGTGAGCTGGTGGCCGCGGTGCGGCACTGGTTGGCGCCGATTGCCGGCCAACGCGTGCTGGACCTGTTCGCCGGCATCGGCAACTTCGGTCTGCCGCTGGCAGCCGATGGTGCCGCGGTCACGGCGGCGGAGGGCAACCCCGCCATGGTGACCCGACTGCAGTACAATGCGAATAGCAATGGGCTAGACATCGAGGCCCTGCAGCTCGACCTCAATGACCAAGCGGCCGTGACGGCACTCCTTGCCCGCCTTGCGCCCGAGACGGTGGTGCTGGACCCGCCCCGTGACGGTGCCGATGCGGTATGTCGTGCGCTGATCGAACGCCCTGTGCCGCGGCTGGTCTACATTGCCTGTGACCCTGCCACGCTGGCGCGCGATGCGGCACGACTCGTGCATGGCGGTTATCGCATCACTCGGGTGTCGGTAGCCGACATGTTCGTGCACACCTCGCACCTGGAGTCTCTGTTGTTGCTCGAACACGGTGCAACGCAGCCGTCATCGCAAGGAGCCTAG